The region ATTCGTGGTGAGATTAGGGATATTAATTTTGGTAACCAAATAAGATCCTACGTACTTCAGCCATATACCATGGTGAAAGATCATAGAACGAATACGGATGTATCTAATGCACTTGGTGTACTGGACGGAAACATAGATCCGTTTATCAATGCATACCTTAAGTGGATTCATTCTTCAAGCGATGAGGAATCCTAGTTAAATGTGTGGAAGTAATATTCGGGCACTTTTAAATGTGAGGGAGTAACATTCGTACACTTTAAGAAAATTTAAATCTATTTATGGAAATGAATTTTGAAATTCGACTTTTTCGATTTTGAATTTTATAATAGCTTTTCTTAATAAAATGATGAAATTTGATTTACAGAGAAATGTTTGTACCTACGTAAACTTTTTGTACAAACATACGATAATTTAAATGCGCGATAGCGCAGGAATGGAGGGTTAGTATGGAAGCAACAAAACAAGTAGTGTTTAAACTAGGAGGGGAAGAGTACGGATTCGATATTTTAATTGTAAATGCAATTGAAACATATCATGGGGTCGTGCCAGTACCTAATGCTCCAGACTATATCCTCGGCATTTTGAATCTGAGAGGAGAAGTTATCCCAGTATACAGCCTCCGTGTGAAATTTGGATTGCCTGAAGTGGAGTCTACAACCTCTCAATTGATTGTTACCAAAACAAATGGTATGACCGTTGGGTTCAAAGTAGACGCCGTGGATGGTATTGTCGAATTTAGCGCGAAAGATTTGAATGAAGTTCCTATCATTATCAAGAGTAAGAAAACAAAGTATGCAAAACTAGTAGCGAATAAAAATGGTAAGATGATTGTTCTTTTGGATCATGATGGTATTCTTGATGATGAAGAGCATGAGTCAATAACACGCTTATTAGAGAAGCAATAGGAATCTCTATTCGTGTAGTATTGTATACGATAAAGTAAAATTTAGCTATAATAAAAATCGGTTTTTGCAGGTGGTTAATCACTTGAGAAATCGATTTTTTTAATTAAATTGTTATAGGAAAGCTTCGAACAAACATTCGAAAAATATTGCATCTAAAATATGGTTATGATATAATGACTAATAATTAGTATGGACAGAGTTAGACAGGAGAGGCAAACATGGATCATTTTAAATTAGTGTCGGAATTTGCACCGACTGGAGATCAGCCTGAGGCGCTAGAGGCCTTGGTGAAGGGGTTTGAAGAGGGTAACCAATTTGAAACCTTACTAGGTGTTACTGGTTCTGGTAAGACCTTTACGATGGCGAATGTCATACAAAGGTTGAATCGTCCTACGTTAATCATTGCACATAATAAAACGTTAGCAGCACAGTTGTATGGTGAGTTTAAAGAATTCTTTCCAGAGAATGCGGTAGAATACTTTGTTTCTTATTACGATTATTATCAACCGGAGGCTTATGTGCCATCAACGGATACTTATATAGAAAAAGACTCTGCTATTAATGATGAGATTGATAAACTGCGTCACTCGGCGACTGCAGCATTGACAGAACGACGTGATGTTATTATAGTGGCATCCGTGTCTTGTATCTATGGACTTGGTAGCCCGGTTGACTATCAGAACATGACACTTTCCCTTCGTCCTGGTATGATAAGGGACCGCGATGATGTGCTTCGCCGTCTTGTTGAGATTCAATATACAAGAAATGATATGGACTTTAAACGTGGTACTTTCCGCGTTCGAGGTGATGTTGTTGAGATATTTCCGATTACTGGAACAGATTTGGCATACCGAGTTGAATTCTTTGGTGATGAGGTAGAACGTATTACAGAGATTGATGTTTTAACCGGAGAGATTAAGTGTACGTTAGAGCATATGGTTATCTTTCCAGCATCTCATTATGTTGTATCCAAAGACAACCTTGAGAGGGCGATTGTTAATATTGAAGAAGAGTTAGAGGATCGAATTCGGTACTTTAAGAGTGAGGACAAGCTATTAGAGGCACAGAGAATTTCAGAGCGTACCCATTTTGACATTGAGATGCTCCGAGAAACTGGTTTTTGTTCTGGAGTAGAAAACTATTCGATGCATCTTGCTGGTTTAACACCAGAGAGTACACCACATACTCTAATTGACTATTTTCCAGATGATTTTCTGATTATGGTAGATGAGTCCCATATTACAATTCCACAGGTACGAGGAATGTATGCAGGTGACCAGTCAAGAAAGACTACCTTAGTTGATTTTGGTTTCCGTCTTCCATCTGCAAAGAGTAACCGACCATTAAACTTTACGGAATTTGAAAGTAAAATTAATCAGATGCTATTTGTTTCTGCTACACCGAATGTATATGAGAAAGATCATGAGCTACTTCGTGCAGAGCAGATTATACGTCCAACAGGTCTCCTTGATCCTGTTGTTGAGGTTAGACCGGTACATGGGCAGATTGATGATTTAGTTTCTGAAGTGAATAAGGAAACTGCGAAGAAGAATAAGGTCATGATTACTACGCTGACTAAGAGAATGGCAGAAGATTTAACGGATTATATGAGAGAGTTAGGTATTCGTATTAAGTATCTACACTCTGATATTGATACCTTAGAACGTTCTGAAATTATCCGCGATATGCGTATGGATGTATTTGATGTATTGGTTGGAATTAACTTATTGCGTGAGGGTCTTGATATCCCAGAGATCAGCTTAGTTGCGATTCTTGATGCGGATAAAGAAGGATTCTTACGTTCTGAAACATCGTTGATCCAGACGATTGGACGTGCTGCCCGTAATGCAGAGGGTCGGGTTATTATGTATGCAGACAGAATCACCGATTCAATGGATAAGGCACTGAGGGAGACAGAACGTCGTCGTAAGATTCAGGACGAATACAATGAGAAACATGGTATTACGCCACAGACAATTAAGAAAAAAGTACGTGAACTTATCAGCATTTCCAAGAAAGTAAGTAAGGAAATGTATGATATGAATATAAAAGACTACGAATCTATGAGCCGCAAGGAATTAGAGGCTGTGGCGAAGAAATTAACAAAAGAAATGCATACGGCAGCAGCGGAATTGAATTTCGAGCTTGCTGCAGAGCTTCGTGATAAATTGCTAGAATTAAAAAAGCAAATTAATGAGTTAGAATAGAGGTTAAATGATGGCTGATAATAAACACTTTATCAAAATCCGCGGTGCCAAAGAACATAATCTTAAGGGAATCAGTGTGGATATTCCAAGAGATGAATTCGTTGTTCTTACGGGACTTAGCGGTTCAGGTAAATCCTCTCTCGCATTTGATACCATCTATGCAGAGGGGCAAAGACGATACATGGAATCATTATCGTCATATGCAAGACAGTTCCTTGGTCAGATGGAGAAACCGAATGTGGAAAGTATTGAAGGGTTATCTCCTGCAATTTCCATTGATCAAAAATCTACGAATCGTAACCCAAGATCTACGGTTGGAACAGTAACGGAAATTTATGATTATTTTCGTTTGCTCTATGCAAGAATCGGTATTCCGCATTGTCCTATCTGCGGAAAGGAAATTAAGAAACAGACCGTTGACCAGATGGTAGATGAGATTATGAGATTACCAGAAGGTACGAAGTTACAGCTTCTTTCTCCCGTAGTACGTGGAAGAAAGGGTGAGCATACAAAGATATTTGAGCAGGCAAAAAAGAGCGGTTATGTACGTGTGATGGTAGATGGAAATCTATATGAACTAACCGAAGAGATAAAACTGGAAAAGAATAAAAAGCATAATATTGAAATAATGGTAGACCGTATCGTTGT is a window of Lachnoclostridium phytofermentans ISDg DNA encoding:
- a CDS encoding chemotaxis protein CheW: MEATKQVVFKLGGEEYGFDILIVNAIETYHGVVPVPNAPDYILGILNLRGEVIPVYSLRVKFGLPEVESTTSQLIVTKTNGMTVGFKVDAVDGIVEFSAKDLNEVPIIIKSKKTKYAKLVANKNGKMIVLLDHDGILDDEEHESITRLLEKQ
- the uvrB gene encoding excinuclease ABC subunit UvrB, translating into MDHFKLVSEFAPTGDQPEALEALVKGFEEGNQFETLLGVTGSGKTFTMANVIQRLNRPTLIIAHNKTLAAQLYGEFKEFFPENAVEYFVSYYDYYQPEAYVPSTDTYIEKDSAINDEIDKLRHSATAALTERRDVIIVASVSCIYGLGSPVDYQNMTLSLRPGMIRDRDDVLRRLVEIQYTRNDMDFKRGTFRVRGDVVEIFPITGTDLAYRVEFFGDEVERITEIDVLTGEIKCTLEHMVIFPASHYVVSKDNLERAIVNIEEELEDRIRYFKSEDKLLEAQRISERTHFDIEMLRETGFCSGVENYSMHLAGLTPESTPHTLIDYFPDDFLIMVDESHITIPQVRGMYAGDQSRKTTLVDFGFRLPSAKSNRPLNFTEFESKINQMLFVSATPNVYEKDHELLRAEQIIRPTGLLDPVVEVRPVHGQIDDLVSEVNKETAKKNKVMITTLTKRMAEDLTDYMRELGIRIKYLHSDIDTLERSEIIRDMRMDVFDVLVGINLLREGLDIPEISLVAILDADKEGFLRSETSLIQTIGRAARNAEGRVIMYADRITDSMDKALRETERRRKIQDEYNEKHGITPQTIKKKVRELISISKKVSKEMYDMNIKDYESMSRKELEAVAKKLTKEMHTAAAELNFELAAELRDKLLELKKQINELE